A window of Enoplosus armatus isolate fEnoArm2 chromosome 3, fEnoArm2.hap1, whole genome shotgun sequence contains these coding sequences:
- the LOC139283185 gene encoding netrin-4, translated as MYVVNTAGTRMRVFSMLWRGRHQMLVALCGLFLVLTRSGAVSRCVDHACSPPIGNLASGRTLLTLSRCCGNSSFHRSPCPRPPVTPHLCPEDTHPSAHMTDDPFLHPDTWWASGSGATMQEQQDEIRLNLETQFCLSHVVLVFRSPRPAAMAIERSADFGKTWEALKLFAHNCSMEFGLPDDFTQPGSLCTSRYTSATPCSGGEVILRTLDPSSAKTLDPYSPEALARLTLTNLRIRLLKAQTCPAPLNPSAEWTSPKASALTSTSTTESPASAPYAIYTLQARGTCLCHGHAEYCVPYNSSQDTNTRQDTNTVSGRCLCAHHTAGDHCEKCTPLYNDRPWRPANSSSGESNPCQRCQCHGHADSCHFSQRAWLSSGGTSGGVCDDCRHNTVGRRCQRCRHGYHRHPSLPLNSSHACTRCWCDPHGSLPPLPGEEGPWCHPRSGQCLCKSGVGGTSCSHCLPGYWGFGEEGCKPCACPHGCDPTTGQCLDSYSNNQVFNVPIGGKIPDLDHMFPIEEEVQWSKELAVSALHYTGKCSCKEKKLRSVSDLCKTKHDYVIKASVLSAHDKGSHAEVQVKVRKVLRSGRVALYLGTISIYPLSWTSRGCTCPILNPGMEYLLAGPEEAGTGRLLVTMQSVVVPWTPRLGLLISGGLGNGCP; from the exons ATGTATGTTGTGAACACAGCAGGAACGAGGATGAGAGTGTTTAGTATGCTTTGGAGAGGTCGACATCAGATGCTGGTGGCGCTCTGTGGGCTGTTTTTGGTTCTGACGAGGAGCGGAGCAG TTTCCAGATGTGTGGACCACGCCTGTAGTCCACCCATAGGGAACCTGGCCAGTGGCAGgaccctcctcaccctctcaAGATGCTGTGGGAACAGCTCCTTCCACCGCAGCCCTTGCCCCCGTCCTCCTGTGACCCCCCACCTCTGCCCCGAGGACACCCACCCATCTGCACACATGACTGACGACCCCTTCTTGCATCCGGATACCTGGTGGGCATCAGGTTCAGGTGCAACcatgcaggagcagcaggatgAGATCCGGCTCAACCTGGAAACACAGTTCTGTCTGTCCCATGTGGTTTTGGTGTTCAGGTCACCCCGGCCCGCTGCCATGGCCATCGAACGTTCAGCTGACTTTGGAAAGACATGGGAAGCTCTTAAGCTCTTTGCGCACAATTGCAGCATGGAGTTTGGTTTGCCTGATGATTTTACTCAGCCGGGCTCTCTGTGTACATCCCGTTATACCAGTGCTACACCCTGCAGCGGGGGGGAG GTGATATTACGGACACTAGACCCCAGCAGTGCTAAAACACTGGACCCTTACAGCCCAGAGGCCCTTGCCCGTCTCACCCTCACTAACCTCCGCATCAGACTGCTTAAAGCTCAGACCTGCCCGGCACCTCTAAACCCCTCTGCAGAATGGACAAGCCCCAAAGCCTCAGCTCTGACCTCCACATCCACCACAGAAAGCCCAGCCTCAGCACCTTATGCTATTTATACTTTACAGGCCAGAGGGACCTGCCTGTGTCATGGACATGCGGAGTATTGTGTACCATACAACAGCAGccaagacacaaacacaagacaggACACTAACACG GTGTCTGGTAGGTGTCTGTGTGCTCACCACACAGCAGGGGATCACTGTGAGAAGTGTACCCCGCTCTACAACGATCGTCCCTGGAGGCcggccaacagcagcagtggggaGTCCAACCCATGCCAGA GGTGCCAGTGCCACGGTCACGCGGATAGCTGTCACTTCTCTCAGCGGGCATGGCTTTCCTCCGGCGGCACCAGCGGGGGCGTTTGTGATGActgcagacacaacactgtcGGCCGCAGGTGCCAGCGCTGTCGTCACGGCTACCACCGCCACCCATCCCTGCCCCTCAACTCCTCCCACGCTTGCACAC GCTGCTGGTGTGATCCACACGGCTCTTTGCCTCCTCTTCCCGGAGAGGAGGGACCCTGGTGTCACCCTAGAAGCGGGCAGTGCCTCTGCAAATCTGGTGTCGGGGGCACAAGCTGCAGCCACTGCCTGCCTGGCTATTGGGGTTTTGGAGAAGAGGGCTGTAAACCCTGTGCCTGCCCTCACGGCTGTGATCCAACCACTGGGCAGTGTCTGGACAG CTACTCAAACAATCAGGTGTTCAATGTGCCCATTGGTGGAAAAATTCCTGATCTGGATCACATGTTTCCAATTGAAGAAGAGGTACAGTGGTCGAAGGAGCTTGCAGTCTCCGCTCTGCATTATACAG GAAAGTGTAGCTGTAAGGAGAAGAAGCTCAGAAGTGTGTCCGACCTGTGTAAGACCAAACATGATTATG TGATCAAGGCCAGTGTGCTGTCTGCTCATGACAAAGGCAGTCACGCAGAAGTGCAGGTCAAAGTTCGCAAGGTCCTTCGATCAGGCCGAGTGGCACTCTACTTGGGGACCATCAGCATCTATCCTCTATCCTGGACCAGCCGCGGCTGCACCTGTCCTATTCTAAACCCAG GTATGGAGTACCTGCTGGCAGGCCCAGAGGAGGCCGGGACAGGCCGCCTGCTGGTCACCATGCAGAGTGTGGTGGTCCCGTGGACACCCCGACTAGGTCTACTTATATCAGGGGGGCTGGGGAATGGATGTCCGTGA
- the chchd4a gene encoding mitochondrial intermembrane space import and assembly protein 40: MSYCRQEGKDRIIFVTKEDHETPSNAELIAEDPNDPYEEQGLILPNGDINWNCPCLGGMASGPCGSQFKEAFSCFHYSKEEVKGSECIDNFRNMQECMQRYPELYPQEEDKESSQGESGSGSVSAAPTEGSVLPPETDSTQVASTTESAVSSHSSPPTDNQTAS, translated from the exons ATGTCGTACTGCAGGCAAGAGG gTAAAGATCGCATCATCTTTGTGACCAAGGAAGACCATGAGACGCCCAGCAACGCTGAGCTCATAGCAGAGGACCCCAATGACCCTTATGAGGAACAGG GCCTAATCCTGCCAAACGGAGACATCAACTGGAACTGCCCGTGCCTGGGCGGCATGGCCAGCGGACCATGTGGCTCTCAGTTCAAGGAGGCCTTTTCCTGCTTCCACTACAgcaaggaggaggtgaagggctCCGAGTGCATTGACAACTTCCGTAACATGCAGGAGTGCATGCAGAGGTACCCTGAGCTCTATCCTCAGGAGGAGGATAAAGAAAGCTCCCAAGGAGAGTCTGGCTCTGGTTCTGTCTCCGCCGCCCCAACTGAGGGTTCTGTCTTACCCCCTGAAACTGACTCTACCCAAGTCGCTTCAACAACCGAGTCTGCTGTCTCATCTCACAGCTCGCCACCTACAGACAACCAGACTGCCAGCTAA
- the LOC139282559 gene encoding protein transport protein Sec61 subunit alpha isoform X1 translates to MGIKFLEVIKPFCAVLPEIQKPERKIQFREKVLWTAITLFIFLVCCQIPLFGIMSSDSADPFYWMRVILASNRGTLMELGISPIVTSGLIMQLLAGAKIIEVGDTPKDRALFNGAQKLFGMIITIGQAIVYVMTGMYGDPSEMGAGICLLIIIQLFVAGLIVLLLDELLQKGYGLGSGISLFIATNICETIVWKAFSPTTVNTGRGTEFEGAIIALFHLLATRTDKVRALREAFYRQNLPNLMNLIATVFVFAVVIYFQGFRVDLPIKSARYRGQYNTYPIKLFYTSNIPIILQSALVSNLYVISQMLSTRFSGNFLVNLLGTWSDATSGGPARAYPVGGLCYYLSPPESFGSVLDDPVHAVIYIVFMLGSCAFFSKTWIEVSGSSAKDVAKQLKEQQMVMRGHRETSMVHELNRYIPTAAAFGGLCIGGLSVMADFLGAIGSGTGILLAVTIIYQYFEIFVKEQSEMGSMGALLF, encoded by the exons ATGGGGA TTAAATTTTTGGAGGTCATCAAGCCGTTCTGTGCGGTCTTGCCAGAAATCCAGAAACCAGAAAGAAAG ATTCAATTTAGAGAAAAAGTACTATGGACCGCCATCACGCTCTTCATCTTTCTGGTGTGCTGCCAG ATTCCTCTTTTTGGCATCATGTCTTCAGATTCAGCAGATCCCTTCTACTGGATGAGAGTAATTCTGGCTTCCAACAGAG GTACTCTGATGGAGCTGGGCATCTCACCCATTGTCACCTCAGGCCTCATCATGCAGCTGCTGGCTGGTGCCAAGATCATTGAGGTGGGAGACACTCCCAAAGACAGAGCCCTCTTCAATGGAGCTCAGAAAT tgtttggAATGATCATCACCATTGGACAGGCCATTGTATATGTTATGACTGGCATGTATGGCGACCCTTCAGAGATGGGTGCTGGGATATGCTTGCTCATCATCATCCAG CTCTTTGTTGCAGGTCTGATTGTCTTGCTGCTAGATGAGCTGCTCCAGAAGGGCTATGGTCTGGGCTCGGGTATCTCTCTCTTCATTGCGACCAACATCTGTGAGACAATCGTCTGGAAGGCCTTCAGCCCCACCACTGTCAACACTGGCAGAG GTACTGAGTTTGAGGGAGCCATCATTGCTCTCTTTCATCTTCTGGCCACCCGCACGGACAAGGTGCGCGCCCTGAGAGAGGCCTTCTACAGGCAAAACCTGCCTAACCTCATGAACCTCATCGCCACCGTCTTTGTGTTTGCGGTGGTCATATACTTCCAG GGCTTCAGGGTGGACCTGCCCATCAAGTCAGCACGCTACCGCGGCCAATACAACACCTACCCCATCAAACTGTTCTACACCTCCAACATCCCCATCATCCTGCAGTCTGCCCTGGTCTCCAATCTCTACGTCATTTCTCAGATGCTCTCAACACGTTTCAGCGGCAACTTCCTCGTCAACCTCCTGGGAACCTGGTCT GACGCCACGAGTGGTGGACCAGCTCGGGCCTACCCAGTGGGGGGTCTCTGCTACTACCTTTCTCCTCCAGAGTCATTTGGTTCGGTTCTGGATGACCCAGTTCACGCTGTCATCTACATTGTCTTCATGCTCGGCTCCTGTGCCTTCTTCTCCAAGACCTGGATTGAGGTCTCAGGATCCTCTGCCAAAGAT GTGGCGAAGCagctgaaggagcagcagaTGGTAATGAGGGGACACAGAGAGACCTCTATGGTGCATGAGCTCAACAG GTACATCCCCACAGCTGCTGCCTTTGGTGGCCTCTGCATAGGAGGGCTGTCTGTCATGGCTGACTTCCTGGGCGCCATTGGTTCCGGTACGGGAATCCTCTTGGCTGTGACCATCATCTACCAGTACTTTGAAATCTTCGTGAAGGAGCAGAGCGAAATGGGCAGCATGGGAGCTCTGCTCTTCTAG
- the LOC139282559 gene encoding protein transport protein Sec61 subunit alpha-like 1 isoform X2, whose protein sequence is MFYLHGFFFFKFLEVIKPFCAVLPEIQKPERKIQFREKVLWTAITLFIFLVCCQIPLFGIMSSDSADPFYWMRVILASNRGTLMELGISPIVTSGLIMQLLAGAKIIEVGDTPKDRALFNGAQKLFGMIITIGQAIVYVMTGMYGDPSEMGAGICLLIIIQLFVAGLIVLLLDELLQKGYGLGSGISLFIATNICETIVWKAFSPTTVNTGRGTEFEGAIIALFHLLATRTDKVRALREAFYRQNLPNLMNLIATVFVFAVVIYFQGFRVDLPIKSARYRGQYNTYPIKLFYTSNIPIILQSALVSNLYVISQMLSTRFSGNFLVNLLGTWSDATSGGPARAYPVGGLCYYLSPPESFGSVLDDPVHAVIYIVFMLGSCAFFSKTWIEVSGSSAKDVAKQLKEQQMVMRGHRETSMVHELNRYIPTAAAFGGLCIGGLSVMADFLGAIGSGTGILLAVTIIYQYFEIFVKEQSEMGSMGALLF, encoded by the exons TTAAATTTTTGGAGGTCATCAAGCCGTTCTGTGCGGTCTTGCCAGAAATCCAGAAACCAGAAAGAAAG ATTCAATTTAGAGAAAAAGTACTATGGACCGCCATCACGCTCTTCATCTTTCTGGTGTGCTGCCAG ATTCCTCTTTTTGGCATCATGTCTTCAGATTCAGCAGATCCCTTCTACTGGATGAGAGTAATTCTGGCTTCCAACAGAG GTACTCTGATGGAGCTGGGCATCTCACCCATTGTCACCTCAGGCCTCATCATGCAGCTGCTGGCTGGTGCCAAGATCATTGAGGTGGGAGACACTCCCAAAGACAGAGCCCTCTTCAATGGAGCTCAGAAAT tgtttggAATGATCATCACCATTGGACAGGCCATTGTATATGTTATGACTGGCATGTATGGCGACCCTTCAGAGATGGGTGCTGGGATATGCTTGCTCATCATCATCCAG CTCTTTGTTGCAGGTCTGATTGTCTTGCTGCTAGATGAGCTGCTCCAGAAGGGCTATGGTCTGGGCTCGGGTATCTCTCTCTTCATTGCGACCAACATCTGTGAGACAATCGTCTGGAAGGCCTTCAGCCCCACCACTGTCAACACTGGCAGAG GTACTGAGTTTGAGGGAGCCATCATTGCTCTCTTTCATCTTCTGGCCACCCGCACGGACAAGGTGCGCGCCCTGAGAGAGGCCTTCTACAGGCAAAACCTGCCTAACCTCATGAACCTCATCGCCACCGTCTTTGTGTTTGCGGTGGTCATATACTTCCAG GGCTTCAGGGTGGACCTGCCCATCAAGTCAGCACGCTACCGCGGCCAATACAACACCTACCCCATCAAACTGTTCTACACCTCCAACATCCCCATCATCCTGCAGTCTGCCCTGGTCTCCAATCTCTACGTCATTTCTCAGATGCTCTCAACACGTTTCAGCGGCAACTTCCTCGTCAACCTCCTGGGAACCTGGTCT GACGCCACGAGTGGTGGACCAGCTCGGGCCTACCCAGTGGGGGGTCTCTGCTACTACCTTTCTCCTCCAGAGTCATTTGGTTCGGTTCTGGATGACCCAGTTCACGCTGTCATCTACATTGTCTTCATGCTCGGCTCCTGTGCCTTCTTCTCCAAGACCTGGATTGAGGTCTCAGGATCCTCTGCCAAAGAT GTGGCGAAGCagctgaaggagcagcagaTGGTAATGAGGGGACACAGAGAGACCTCTATGGTGCATGAGCTCAACAG GTACATCCCCACAGCTGCTGCCTTTGGTGGCCTCTGCATAGGAGGGCTGTCTGTCATGGCTGACTTCCTGGGCGCCATTGGTTCCGGTACGGGAATCCTCTTGGCTGTGACCATCATCTACCAGTACTTTGAAATCTTCGTGAAGGAGCAGAGCGAAATGGGCAGCATGGGAGCTCTGCTCTTCTAG